In Anopheles bellator chromosome 2, idAnoBellAS_SP24_06.2, whole genome shotgun sequence, the genomic stretch GGAACTGTACGGCTCGAACGGTCCACAACTGTTTACGATCGAAAAGTGGGGAACAGTCAACAACTTTCCACGGGCTCACACATGGTAAGTAAAGCAGAGGAAGAAGGGTGCCGTTCTGTTACCTATACTAAAGGtttgcgtttgtgtttgtgttctcTCCCGTAGCTTTAATCGACTAGATCTGCCGCCGTATGAAAATTACGCCCAACTGAAGCAGAAACTGATCAGCGCAATCGAAGGCAGTCAAGGATTTGCGGGCGTAGATTAGTCTGTTGCCCTGCGGCAATAACGGCACCAGAATGGGCCCGACGCGATCGCCGAGTTGAGTTTACTTTCGATATGAAACGAGAGAACATTCCGATgaagagaggaaaaaaagagGATGAAATGAACTTAGCAATCAGTCAAAAAAGAATCAGTTCTGGGTGGTTATTATGTGATTTGATAATAGTACGCGCATTTGGTGGCATTGTGTTTGGAATATTATTCGAGGGCTATTATTGCTGCTTCAAGCGCGAGCAAAAGAGATAAAATGAATCATTTCGATCTCTCGAAACtggaaaaagtttattttaaatgaGTAATCGTTCAAGGAACGTTCACCAAAAATATACGCTGAATGGCAACGAGATTCACTATTTGCACGAAAATGGCGCCAAAAAATGGGTAGATCGGTTGTTGCTGTCCTGAAATGACGACTGCAGACATTATGCCCATGAGAGAAAGATgtttaaaaagaaacatcGATAACGTAGAGATTGTTACAGAACTTGTACTTCAGTGCCTTCCGGTGGTTTTCaatttaggttttttttctattcataCATATTACGTTTAATCTGTTGCTCAATTTACAATCGATTTTGCATACCTTACTATTTGtaactttttcttgtttgaaCTGATATTCAAAATTTCGTTtcaatatgtttgtttttcgctcttttcatTTAATATTCGTTAATCTTAAGTATCAAGGAAAGAAGCAAGGAAATGTGAACGCCGCAAGCACACTTACACGTTACTCGCAAGCGCgtgcattacaccaaaaatgtgaaaattcaTTCAGTGCAACAGTGCGAATAACGGATGCACTTTGATTTACCCAccaaaaacatacacacacacactggaCAATATAAAAAAGGCGCCAGCATATAACCATGAAATTCCGGGCGCTCGTATAGCGTCGCTGAATTCACGTTGTGCAGCCATTCGGTGGGAATCGCGTGTTAGGCATGGATTTAAAAGAGAACAGAtagaattgaaaaaatatttttatactTATAGCAAAAAATATAGTTTCACAATCATGTAGAGATTAATGCAGCATTTCCTTGATGAAAGCGTTAACGGGGCAAATGAGGGTGGAATCAATTGAGCGACGATAAAGATCATGCTTTAGGGCTAGGGTAGTGGACAGGCGAGCAGTCTACCTATGGTCACTCTCGAGCCACACTCTGTACTGAACTATCGCTACGTTAAAGGGCAGAGgtctcaaacacgcggcccgcgaAGCTGTTTTGTGCGGCCACGTCCACGGAGTATATAATTACATTATACCAGTCAGAATagtcagcaataaatcacaagaaaatggTCTTGTCGGTTTAGCGGACGGCACAGAAGTGACcgatacgatttatttcaaatcaaaaccaaatcaaagtgcgtaaaatttaatgaaaaaacattttctttatgtgGTGCGGCCCGCTGACTAGCTGTTACTTTCCACTGCGGCCCACATGTTAGTATGAGTTTGAGACCTCTGTTATAGGGTGATATTGTGTATTCATAGCTTTAGGGACAAACCAGACGAAAAAGTTACGTAAAATTTATTCCTTCAGGTGGTacatatttttcgttttgcaatCGATCGAATAATGCAGCGCGATGCTGGAAACCGAATGAACCGGTTTATTTCTGCCTACGAGCTACAATCAGTAGGGATAGACAGCGCACAATCGAAGTATGATTAGAATGGTAAATGATTGGAAAAGTGATGCTGTTTTGTATTATTTGGTTTTACAATAATAAGTAATCAACGGAAGTTGCTGGAGATATAGCAAAAATAatagatttttattttcttctttcgcgggtggataattaattttcattaaatgatgTACATGATGTCAACTTTCTGCACGGCGTGTTTGCGTCTGTTTTGGAGCGTTAACTTAATTGTTATAAACATTCAAATTCTCCATCATGCGTAACAACCATCAACCATCGCCTACTATAACGGCCATCACTGTTGCGTTCGATTGCCGGCATGGCAACTGTCAGATTCTTTCTGAATCAACGTCAAACGCTTCGCGGATCTTGCCGAAAGCTACTCAATAGTTtaacaatttttgtttctttaaaatATATCAGACAAGATGCAAGCGTGCAGCGTGTTTCTCCTGTGTTTGGGCGGATTTGTCCTTTTACAGCTCGCCAGTGGTGAAGGAAAGCTGAAGATAGGTGTCAAAAAGCGTGTGGAAAATTGCTCCGTGCGCACAAAGAAGGGCGATCTGGTGCACATGCACTACACGGTAAAGCGCATTAAATGCAACATGGGAACATCACTTGAATAACATCTGGGATGCCTTACCGTTTGCAGGGAACACTGGAGGATGGAACCGAGTTCGACAGCAGCGTTTCGCGGGGTGATCCGCTTACATTCACGCTTGGCATGGGCCAGGTGATCAAAGGTTGGGATCAAGGACTGCTGAACATGTGTGAGGGCGAAAAGCGGAAGCTTGTTATACCGCCGGAACTGGGCTACGGAGAGCGGGGAGCCGGCGAAAAGATTCCACCAAACTCGGTGCTGATCTTCGAGGTGGAGCTCGTGAAAATCGAACGCAAAACCGAACTGTGAATGTGGCCAGCGTTTTAACCACTGATGCGACTCCAACGGGGAAGCcaacaataaacatttcgatttctttccctTCCACAATACACGTATTCCAGTCATCGTTTGTTGGGTTGGAAAGCATTTTACTCGATTTTAAAAGGATTCGCAAAGATGGCAGTAAATATACAGCAGCAGAGGGATGTTGTGTCGATTTCGAATGATTATTATTAGTATTATCGATATTGCTAGTGAATGGACGGGCTAATACTTTTTGATTGCCTTTCTTATTAGAGCAAGCCGCTGTTTGTGGGCCTCGGTCACGGTGGCTCGCTTGTAGGGTCTCAGCTCGTCCGTACCGAATCCAGGGATCCACATGTTCCAGTTGCGCTCTGCAAACGTTGAGAcaagagagaagagaaatgaaaagaTTCAATCATTGTCTATCGAAGGCTAAGAAGTATCTCTTGCCAGCCGTACCTAAATGCAACTGTACATCACGCACTTCCACCTTCGGCACTTTTCGATGTTTCGCCAGCAGACACGCCGCGTTGACCGTGTTCTCGACAAAGTCGTCCGCAATCTGCAACAGCAGTTCTTCCACCTCTTCGTCCAGCTGCTCCGTTGGGTCAATCTCACGCACCAGCTCCTGGAGGCGCGGTTTTGTAAGCAGCTGGGTGGCACCATCACTTGAACCAGCACCGGAAGAAGTTCCGCTGGCAGCGTTACCGGAACTTGCTTTTGTATTCGATGAGTTTGTCGTTATCGATGGGTTCGTAGTGCCTGCTGTGCCCAATGTGGCATTGTTTTGCGAAGGTGATGCCataccgctgctgctggttgcctGCTGCCCTGGTTGCTGTTGATAAGCGATATGATTGCTCGTTACGGAATTTGGTAAAAGAAACTGTGACCAGCCACGCAAGAAGGCGAACTAAACACAAGGTGGTGTTGCTCGCGAGCATAAGGAAGATATGCGCGTGGAAAAATCAGAaccgcggaacgcggaaaGCAGAAGGTACACCAATCAGAGTAGTGTCGCGTTCCGACGGTTCTGTGCGAGTGGCTGACAAGCCCAATAATACCTTCTTCGCGGATTTTTACACTCAGCAGGTCTGTTGCACCAGGAATTACCTCGTAATGATAAAATGAAGGTAAATCACACCGGAATCCCGAATCACGGAGCTTCCCCGTCGAAAAATGCCGTCCGTACGCGGATGAAGctctgttgtttgttttgactGCAAGCCACCgttttgacagcagcagcagcgactgTCATTTGGCCCAGCCCACGAAACCGAATAATCGAATGGAACGCGATTTCGTGATTGAACCGCATTTGGCAATTTCTAAATGCTATCACTAAATATCTTGATCTCTCCTCCGTCGTCGAACCTGTCCTCGACGCAATTCAGTGAATGTGCCTCTAGCAATTTCCCACGCGTTTAGCACACGCGTGTAGTGGTGTCGCGCTGATCATGTTTCGTCTACACGCGTTTTCGCGAACCTTCGCGCCTCGGAAAGTGTGCGTGCCACACGCTCCCGCGAAGCGAATTAACGTCGACGTCAGGCCAAATATCAATCGCGAGGAAGATCGCAACCAACCGTGCTCTTATCATTTCTGTCAACAGCGCAGCAGGTGGCTTGACGTAATCAGAGGTCGATTGGAGCGGATTCTGGCTTTGCTTGTAAAATACATATTCATTGTGGTTTAAATCATGTCGTTTGTACGCTCACTGCGTAGTGTTCTCGCCAAACGAACGTCTTTCCCGCGATCGATAAAGGTAAGTTGCTATGGCGCGAACCAGTTCTGCGCAGCAATACCTCAATCGCTCCACCCTTTCACAGCACCTTTCAAGCAATGCcgcgcaacaacagcaatccGCAAGAGCATCGTCGGGCGCTCGGTTTCCCGGTGCCGACCAGGCCACTTTCGTGACGGCTCCAAAGTTGTCCCTCCCGGAGAGCATGGAACCGATCCCTATTTATCGCGTGATGAACAACGAGGGTGTGATTGACGACCCGTCCCAAGATCCCAACCTCGATCAGGCGACGGTGCGCAAAATGTTCCGCGATATGGTGCTCCTGAACACGATGGATAAAATCCTGTACGAGTCCCAGCGTCAGGGTCGCATTTCGTTCTACATGACAAACTTCGGTGAAGAAGCGAGCCACATCGGCAGTGCGGCCGCCCTCAGCCCGGAGGACTGGGTGTACGGACAGTACCGTGAGGCGGGCGTGCTGGTGTGGCGTGGTTTCACGATTTCCGACTTTATCAATCAGTGCTACGGCAATGCGGAAGATGAGGGCAAGGGACGCCAGATGCCGGTGCACTACGGTTCGCGGAAGCTTAACTTTGTAACTATTTCCTCGCCACTGGGAACCCAAATTCCGCAGGCGGCCGGTGCAGCATACGCGTTCAAGTTGCAGCCCAATAATAAGCGGTGCGTGGTGACATACTTTGGCGAAGGTGCCGCGTCCGAAGGTGACACTCACGCGGCGTTCAACTTTGCGGCTACTCTGGACTGTCCGGTGATGTTCTTTTGCCGTAACAATGGATTCGCCATCTCGACACCGTCCACGGAGCAATACCGGGGAGATGGAATTGCGGGCCGTGCAAGCGGCTACGGTATGGCGGCGTTGCGGTTCGACGGTACGGACGTGTTTGCAACGTACAACGCAACGAAGCTGGCCCGCGAGTACGTGCTGCGGGAGAACAAGCCCATCGTACTGGAGGCTATGGCTTACCGCATTTCACATCACTCGACTTCGGACGACAGCACGGCGTACCGGCCTGCAGAAGACCTAGAGGTGTGGAACACGGTCGAGCATCCGATCAGCAAGCTGAAGCATTACATGATTCGCCGTGGGTGGTTCAACGAAGCGGAGGAGAATGAATATGTCAAGGCGACCCGGAAACAGGTGTTGTCACAGATAAACCAATCGGAACGCATTCCAAAACCGGATTGGCGCGAACTGTTCCAGGACGTGTATCAAGAGATGCCGTTACACCTGAAGGAACAAATGCGAGAAATGGAGGAGCACGTGGCGAAACACAAAGATCACTATCCACTCAAGGATCATAAGCAGTAGACGGGCGCCGCCGGTCATCATTGTTTTCGTGGGGGCTTCCATTACAATGAACCTCGTTCACTCAAGTGCATTTATTAGGTGTGTAATCCGTATTGGAAATCGTTCAACCCTTTCAGGGCGACGAATCATTGGAATTCTCGTTTACCGTTTGTGCCTTCCTCTTTGCTACaagtgaataaattaattgtcGATTAAACTCACTGGCTGCGACCCATTTCAACGACGAATGGAGAAATCTTTGAATGTGTAACTAGTAATCTCCTTCGGTACATTGAACACTGTTTTATCGATGCGGCTTGAAGGGCTTCCTTTCGTTTGGAGCCAATGTTTCCTACGGTACACGGTGAAAGAGTGTGCCATGATGAGTTAGCGAACCACAAAACTAAGCCACGTCCTAGCGACGGTTGCTAACGACGCTACTCACATTTCGTTgaatggtttttcttcgccttcgagCTGGCCCTTAACGGTGCCGTCGGCGGTGTTCATGCACCAACCTCGCAATCCCAGACTGGATGCCTTTTTCTGGGTGTACTGCAATAGGTAAGAGTACAGTAAAGAACTGCCAGGGCGCTATCCTTAAGGTCTATTTATATTGCCTACCTTACGAAAGAACACACCTAGaagaacgaaagcgaaactagGATCAACGAGTCACTGAACGGTTCTATGCAAACCCAAACTTACCTTGCACAATACCGAACACCTCGAAATCACAGGCCAACAATTTTATCGTCGTCATCCTTGGTTGCGTGATCCTTGGATGCTTGGATCCTTCTGTCAACGAAGGACGAACGGTTTCCTTTGCTTCGGTGGAACAGAATGCTCCCCAGCCACTTTCTGCCACCAGCCCGGTTACGATGATTGCGGCgcaagaaattaaaataaacattcgatCTGCTGCCATCGTTGGCATagcgttgtttgttgttgttgctgttagtGTGGGTCAGTTCGCGACGTCAGTGGCTTCTGAAAACTGCATTCCTGTGCCAGTTTTTCGGTAAGCTTTGCCTACCGATGCATTAATTCCCGGTTGTCTTTAGTTTGCATTCGAAACATTCTGTAACTCCAGATAcggtggttcctttttttgtaaacaactTCAGCCAGCCGTGGTGAAAAAGGATCGACTGTCAAACGCGTTGGAGGGCTTGGCAGAATGGTGGTGAAAacgcaaaaccaaaacacacgaCCTTTCTGCCGACCGAATCCACGCGTGTACACTTTTGGCATGGACGGAATTTTTCAgagaaaagtgtgaaaaacgCAGCTGGCTTGTGTCATCTTGGCCTTTGCGCGACACTGGCTCCATTGAGGTCAAACCAGTGCGGAAAGACCTGTGGGCAATTCGAgacggaacgaacgaaagcaagATCATCTGTCAACGTGAGCCCGTGGAAAACCGCAGCAATCGGGAcccgccaacgacgacggccgaaaccagcaccaacaacaataacagGGCGTGAAGCAAGATCGCCGGAAGGACAGGAGAGACGTAACGCACCGAAAAGTGAAACGGTAATCCCCTTGAAAAGAGAAAGTATTTCGTAGCAGCTCCGTGCGGGACAGTGTGTCTCGTGGGCCCCGCGGgcctcgtgtgtgtgtgtcttcgATTACGGCGTAATCGTGTGGCAAAGGAAAGAATCCGTGCCCAACTGTCCCGAAATCGCAGCGGTCCGTTCATCTTCGGTTGCCATTTCGCAGTGCGTACAAGCGAAAccgagtgtttgtgtttttttctgcaactCATCCTTTCGACGCTAGGCAGTCAAGGAACAAGGCCTCGCCTCCTCCGTGACCTCGGCTCCACTTTCTTTGTGTGAtcgtcgtttttctttccgggAACcgagaaaaccaaaaatgacCCACCATTTAGCGTTGCGATGAACGGGTTGCTGTGATCGAAAAGGCTGCAATCGCAACGATAAGGCTGCCTGTGTCGAAAGCAAATCCGTAGCAACGCAGTAGAAGTCGCCCGAAAACATTGCAGCGCACCAGCGCCAGGCAACCTTGGTGTGTGGAGCGCGCGTGTACGTGCGTGGCTGTGTGTAGGCTCGGTTGgttggcatttttcatttcttcatcactgttttttgttttgttcgttgcTGCCCCTGCAAAGAGGAGGCCTGTcgtcggaaaaattgaaaagaaaagtggcGCGACACCCAATTCTGTGACAGCCGCCGTACGACCCGCGgcggagcaaaacaaattttcccgTCGTGTAACGCAATTATAGAGGTGAACGCACGTCGCTGCGCTGATACGCACAAGAAACGTCAGTGATAAGGTCGAAGGACGGGTTCGGTGGCGTTAATCGCGTTCTGCGCGCCCGACCATCGGTAGCAATTTGTCTTTCGCAGTTCCTTGCCACCTGCAGTGCCACTGAAATGTGTATTATTTTTCCCGCCCCCAAATCGAAGGTGTAAGGATTTGTGATCGTCCCGAGCTAACGCTATCGCTATCCTTGTTCATCCTTTATTGCGCTGTTAGACGAACCCGCTCTGGTGTAAACATTCCGACACGCGTCCGTGGGTAACCCGCGCTCCACAGACGGACGCACTCTTTGCGAGCCACtgatccggaaccggtggaaaAGCTGGGTGAACTATACCTCGGTCATCTGGTGGGATTACTGTTCGCACCGTTGGCCAACTTGGAGGAAGCGGGCCGGCTGTGGTCGAAGATTAGGAAGAAAATGGATGGCACGGGGGGCGGTGCAGGTGGCGGCACCGAGCGGGTCGAAGGAGGTGCGAGTTatgccaccaccgggggcatACTGCCGGCAAGCTACGCACCCTGCCCCATGGCTACGGATTCCCTGGACGTGCTGGTTGGCTGCCACGGAACGTATCCGGAGTACTCTACGCGCCACGAGCAGTCCGCCAACGGgaccaccggttccggtgccaccaccggcagtgGGTTGTTGAACGGACTTACATCGTTCCCGGGACGAAGAGCTCTGGCGGCCGATGAGGAATCGTCAGTGCCACGCAAAAAGAGCTGGTCCGAGCTGAAGAGCATCGTCAGTGAAACGCGCCGCCAAATGGCCATCACTATGGCCGCTTCCTTTCCGATGTGCGTCAACTTCCGCACGCTGTCCGATGGAAGGACCAGGGTGTATTTCCTCAGTGCACCTGTCAACGGCTGGGACACGATGCTGTTCTACACGGACGTCCCGGCCCGAGGGGCTACGGACGGGGATCAGAATCACACCggcgaacagcagcagcagcaccaaccgcGGATGATGGAATGGCATCCGCTGCTTGAACCGGTCGTGGGACACCTGTCGACGAGCAACTCGCGAGAGGTGCAGTTGCTGCTCGAACGCAAACGCCTCTCGATCTGGGGCATCACCTCGTATGAGTTGCACAAATCGAGCGGAAAAATTGTCTTCCCAGCATGCAACACACTGTACCAGTGTTTGGACACCGGCTACGGGGTAAGGACTTTCGGCGAACGGAGTGAGCCACAAGCAGCTTAACACCGCCATTTCTATCTTCCCTTTCAGGACAGCACATTGTTTCCGTCGGAATTGAGGATCTTTCAGcgagcggccgccgccattgaTCCACAGATCTGTCCGCACAACTCCGATCTGGTAGGGTTCGTGTGCAACGGGGACATCTGGGTGGTGCACACGCACAGTGGGCACAGTGAGCGGTTGACGTACGCGCACGACGGACGCCGCTCGTTTGCCGACGACCCACTCACGGCCGGTGTACCGTCGTACGTGATGCAAGAAGAGTTCAGCCGCTATCAGGGCTTCTGGTGGCAACCGGAAAGCGACGGTAAGTGCatttccgatcgatcgcgtaTTGACCCCGTATTTAGTTGCAAgcatttgaatttaaatgttttgccaaacaaaaaatggggtAACGTTATTAAGTCCGAAGTGCGATTTCTCGCGTCTCCGGACACGAGTTGGGACACGGTCATCAATTTCTGTGTGATTTAATAATGCTTTAACGTGGTTCATCGTTTGTGGTTAGTGGAAGTGTCGCAATGCGTGGTTTATGGTCCGTTTCGGTTCCATGCAGCCGCGCTCGTGTGTTTCACGGCCACACTGTGACATTTGCTGCCTACACCCAaccccggccggtggccataCGGTGCGCTCAGCATTACACGGATGGATTACTTTCGATCGtattaaagaaaaaacaaatggcgccTAAACATCGGCTTGTTGATGCAATACTTGTAACTAAATCCGCTGTATCGATCGGCCGACCTGCCCTTGGGTGCTACATTAGTGCACTCGGATGCACTGCATCGGTTTCACACTCCGCTTTCCTGCTCCGCCGAACTCCTAACGTCGACTCCGCGAACCCATGTTGTAAATCTTGTGAGGGTTGCGATGATGCTTTTACTATCTGTTTACGATAgttcgatcggatcgcgcaGATCAATGTTTGGATTGGTGCGGAATGGCCAGGCAATTCGGGGAAGTTTTAGTATTGTTTAGCTTGTCACTACTAACAATAGTTTGAAGTCCTGTCTAAAACACGCCATACGTTTTGGCTTCAATATTTGCGCAAGTTGTAGGTCACCACCCATGGCGGACGACCGGTGTGACCGCATGGCGCAACAGATGTGTGACCAATCGCACCACAACAGCATCGCTATTTATCGCAtccttcttcgcttcgttgaTTGCCTTTTTTTGGCGGATGTTTACTAATTATGACGCCAAATTATGGCAGAAAAGATCAGCAGTATATGGGCCAAGCTTAGGCCTAATGGCCCAACGTCTTGGGTGAACGATAAGAGGAAAAGTGACcctattttcaattaaaatacgaataattagaaaattaaatgcaaatactaaaacaattattaaattgaattactttGCTTGATCGTAACCTCCgattgtaaaaaaagaaagtcTGTTCTTTGTTATGgtaaaacgaaacagaaaagcCGAGAACTTTCTTATGGTACAGAAATTGCCCAAGCTGCAGCGATCAACGATCGAGTTttacaaaaacgaaattacCCACACAAAGTCGATGGCGTACCAAATGGCACCGCAAAGTAACGAAATTATACGGATGCTCGCCCGATGATCATCGATAGCCAcgcgatcgaaccgatcgattgtGCCGCCGCAATTTGACGGCTGAGCATAATTGGGTAAAGAAAAACCCCGAAACTCATCACCGTTCATGTCGACGAACGCGAACGACCTTCACCGACTTGGGGCCCACAATCTATATTACTTTCCTCGTTCGCCGGGCTACGCCGCGCCTTGGGTGAACGTTGGCTACGGTTCGAAAGGGGAGAAATGCCATGCGCCGCCCGCGGCCGATGCTCCCGTTCGGTTGTGCTCCCTTCCCGGCTTGCGGCGTCACGTACGCTCACGTGATCCAAATCCGTCAGACGATTGCGCCATCCCGGGGGTTGATCCGCAGCATGATCAGCGGTATTTTTGGACAATATCTCGCGATATGTTTGCCGATCGATGATGGGGGGGTTTTGGTTAAGTGGTCAGCATACAAAGTTCACCGTCCACCACCGAGTGTGTGACCACACTCGGGTCGGATTTTCAACACTCATCTCACGCCCGCCCCGCTTTATGCTAAATTGCTTCGGTAAAACAATTGAATCTGTGAACGaagaaacagcaacaacttctGGCGGACAATAATCATCGTCGTGTTC encodes the following:
- the LOC131207520 gene encoding transcription initiation factor TFIID subunit 12, giving the protein MASPSQNNATLGTAGTTNPSITTNSSNTKASSGNAASGTSSGAGSSDGATQLLTKPRLQELVREIDPTEQLDEEVEELLLQIADDFVENTVNAACLLAKHRKVPKVEVRDVQLHLERNWNMWIPGFGTDELRPYKRATVTEAHKQRLALIRKAIKKY
- the LOC131207522 gene encoding peptidyl-prolyl cis-trans isomerase FKBP2; its protein translation is MQACSVFLLCLGGFVLLQLASGEGKLKIGVKKRVENCSVRTKKGDLVHMHYTGTLEDGTEFDSSVSRGDPLTFTLGMGQVIKGWDQGLLNMCEGEKRKLVIPPELGYGERGAGEKIPPNSVLIFEVELVKIERKTEL
- the LOC131212786 gene encoding acylphosphatase-2-like gives rise to the protein MPTMAADRMFILISCAAIIVTGLVAESGWGAFCSTEAKETVRPSLTEGSKHPRITQPRMTTIKLLACDFEVFGIVQGVFFRKYTQKKASSLGLRGWCMNTADGTVKGQLEGEEKPFNEMKHWLQTKGSPSSRIDKTVFNVPKEITSYTFKDFSIRR
- the LOC131212785 gene encoding 2-oxoisovalerate dehydrogenase subunit alpha, mitochondrial, translating into MSFVRSLRSVLAKRTSFPRSIKHLSSNAAQQQQSARASSGARFPGADQATFVTAPKLSLPESMEPIPIYRVMNNEGVIDDPSQDPNLDQATVRKMFRDMVLLNTMDKILYESQRQGRISFYMTNFGEEASHIGSAAALSPEDWVYGQYREAGVLVWRGFTISDFINQCYGNAEDEGKGRQMPVHYGSRKLNFVTISSPLGTQIPQAAGAAYAFKLQPNNKRCVVTYFGEGAASEGDTHAAFNFAATLDCPVMFFCRNNGFAISTPSTEQYRGDGIAGRASGYGMAALRFDGTDVFATYNATKLAREYVLRENKPIVLEAMAYRISHHSTSDDSTAYRPAEDLEVWNTVEHPISKLKHYMIRRGWFNEAEENEYVKATRKQVLSQINQSERIPKPDWRELFQDVYQEMPLHLKEQMREMEEHVAKHKDHYPLKDHKQ